In the Bicyclus anynana chromosome 6, ilBicAnyn1.1, whole genome shotgun sequence genome, one interval contains:
- the LOC112047618 gene encoding serine-rich adhesin for platelets isoform X8, protein MRGVWWSALALLLLAVATDAIRAAQEEGASRINRRHPSSSRSPTSTNKPEDVQSTPRPRASRRGDRHEEILPRDVSRTRQRSKSPETTSSVAPDLSINQSEKSERFDSRRTNVRSRNKPVIKEQNFDATVNRETSVKSRSRQLTRHSTTTTTPTPIPDTSNVNLRSQMKVADSTTVELSKTVQKETTAPGSTSKEFRRRSSIAQEIELVTPTPARARGRINTRTNIRTLDLDVSGTANALTTAPKEPTTARSNDLRNSRKLRYRTRPSETDTNLTGEGIILNEVKSSQTRENVTSQPELKSVASSSTTTEKNIKLSTEKLTTKTTTGRPTKVVKRPLSRGKAKGIVKEAKSKVSDEIGEDDNYPPNFKALIQAKNASTQASSPPSESLSVKASQKVFKTHPTSSQLIITAPDTEKHSRLRNKKKLEDDNEIKSDETTQVETTPLPDQPKVKSAEYRLRGSYTPRNKKSSTFASSTSSSRSFNPVPQSSYKFTRKFKPSSTEVPKTEVSSKSNRSENNSAKKSVARSSFFPRRNITRNFNVSTEAPKPSDPIKNINDKSANIFKAKQTLPRTSYYSRLRSTSSTLSTISNIQEVTEAITVAEKSENTADTPLIFTNSNNPTKSSKDEDRVTNESQKFIITVNSKESSENSTDNEIVSKMEESQSKPIINVISTTQKYHATYKEKNNDVGLEEQGKSTITIPPIRNIQTRKYSRKPYKNVHTTPRSKERNLKKYSDTFSKTTEASSNGIYAEPEKNKNKFSSKYRASYLDKPFYKPTVPSITSSTAWLKFFVTDHLLTKSVEEPNWFEEDFLDVTTEQMPRPNDTSPICVHEPALVPVEGEESQLGPDMNVISFTKTARPPMSADLRLSENMEKPLQVMNVEASNHSPSVTVSIFDALAEILTSTPKPRISSTTTTPKNQNINNDVKVTLNGVSNNINVNNVEGLKSQDTSTVVINTIANSVQSEQTTPNVFNRVPVADTTTPSQIEDKKIAFVNTPTTLPFPIPFSTTPFTSRRPFAIKVLYADTEPTTDRTTAIVTSTQPSIDRPTTVYNKVSDLLLSNDKLVSSGLTSMLSDNIKNIIQNMDDDSKARLSVDMVKLLDKIIPKLSSRSRSLQDDIDSIPNTTPYSLEDIKDTENVQFDVNDSLNFVNQNNLQNVGSENIVNSTFEQSVAVTSVTTIAVNGFSSLENSDIRFPTSENQPIPTEPTLNDDRMRSSTLSRTFLTSSTSGLEAFIADSSPSLSVNDVTNKPDPVPFLTNFELNDFDSQRTLDNFTLNTNNASSKSLQLEELENIDNIQDPSQLSRLQLWILSKKSRVLKMIEDLIRNHNDEIANASLTELISDSNQNKISLSNRLTEIANTMRPDTTTIISDSNTVTTTTMTTTSSLNSSPISFQNTVSTTAPTSEANLVITTTSVPTTTASSSFIQNETTASQNAAETADAISTTTPMAIAESTTVQSSLKNLNIVETTTDAETMQTTALSIPETTTSEATTEPSVTDSLETTTTTGIETTTNALPNMTNSTDVNKVSNQLNVATSSSIPKKDYVIFGILPNNTVTKQIRTEKPDGENGNAVFKFIPIDEVTVPTQESNVLKLASTKMPKVTTSDMQTSTTTFATESNTPTLQKQNYVNSNDFTAMTQNSQAVQTTTINAETSIAAANTVTPTTITTTLAPDTTEIIVASISTTESSLTTSFSWLPITTVVPTLTTPVLTTVMPTTDGSLSTTVQTTASVSQSANQRDAELLQSILEQLDRRPKKINSFGETNQAQDNQLRDNTKLLQAILSGTGNTKSKQIQSTTRSIEDDIRQFEEDTRLLKALLIATGRNPADLNLPTLNNIRTSTTPITTAQPLITTTIPPPTTTSTTTTTSTTTMAPTTTTTTTTMAPTTTTTTTTTTIAPTTTTPTSTTMAPATAPPTTENPFTLNDDLRRLQEDTKLLQALLQATKKQNTGNLPVISGITSNVRIASNPLTTSLGSNPTTPVNVRPIYTTRPLPELTNRLNPGTITVSTLQPQQSSTEEIGISTTFRPFNERATTTIRSVGNLGSTPRRVQPAGFTMTTEIPSTSTFSDEEDLLFLQNLKSVLSSQNGDVDPETALANRVIALAVERSLNDIQGGTTATSTTSRLTTTRPTTTRPTTTRRTTTTQRTTTTPQIPPSLQADIKQFEEDTKLLQALLKATGQDPTKFNIPTLPNTNKVANGRPSDNAIITTTNKPYGAKIAVKDDLRNEQDDAKLLQTLIKLQDAQETTTQKGKIALTGQTSDEALNKLINAQPAGMVPEATKSSISLSTEYGNSNDALLAALLKEQGFGPTTASSLDEQLRLSALLNQVVVTPKTRRTTTPPPPPAPRRPILDGLAWLWQQWRETAPGSGEPRPSRRPASSARPSVTPSEATSSRVNWFGSGPFVGNADERPSSNRIPLEPPSAVTSEQGPGRGQLVSAAINVTRAFSQFLGAAIQGAAQTVQSVIRAGQRAATDAYTNGSG, encoded by the exons gAAGAAGGCGCTTCACGTATCAACAGACGACATCCAAGTTCCAGTAGAAGTCCTACTAGTACAAACAAACCAGAAGATGTACAATCCACACCTAGGCCGAGAGCCTCAAGAAGAGGTGACCGACATGAAGAAATTTTACCGCGTGATGTTTCCCGAACTAGACAAAGAAGTAAGTCGCCTGAAACCACTTCCTCAGTTGCACCAGACTTATCTATCAATCAGTCTGAAAAAAGCGAGCGCTTCGATTCAAGAAGAACAAACGTTCGATCACGCAATAAGCCGGTAATAAAAGAACAAAATTTTGATGCTACAGTTAACAGGGAAACTTCAGTAAAAAGTAGATCACGCCAGCTTACTAGGCATTCTACTACAACAACCACGCCGACTCCTATTCCTGATACTTCGAATGTTAATCTTAGATCTCAAATGAAAGTGGCGGATTCAACCACTGTTGAATTATCCAAAACTGTACAAAAAGAAACAACTGCACCTGGTAGCACTAGTAAAGAGTTTAGAAGAAGAAGTTCAATAGCACAAGAAATCGAATTGGTTACTCCAACACCTGCACGAGCACGAGGTCGTATTAACACACGAACTAACATAAGAACACTCGATTTGGATGTTTCAGGCACCGCAAATGCACTAACAACTGCTCCTAAAGAGCCAACTACAGCAAGGAGTAACGATCTAAGAAATTCTAGGAAATTAAGATACAGGACACGACCATCAGAAACTGACACAAACTTAACAGGGGAAGGAATTATACTAAATGAAGTAAAATCTAGTCAAACTAGGGAAAACGTTACTAGTCAGCCCGAATTAAAGTCGGTTGCTTCATCAAGCACAACAACAGAAAAGAATATCAAGCTAAGTACTGAGAAGTTAACTACAAAAACAACTACTGGGAGGCCAACTAAAGTTGTCAAACGTCCGTTATCCCGGGGAAAAGCAAAAGGAATTGTAAAGGAGGCAAAATCAAAAGTTTCGGATGAAATAGGTGAGGATGATAACTATCCTCCAAACTTTAAAGCATTGATTCAAGCTAAGAATGCATCG acaCAAGCGAGCTCTCCACCCAGCGAGAGTTTGTCAGTGAAAGCATcacaaaaagtatttaaaacccATCCTACTTCTTCACAATTAATTATCACTGCTCCTGACACAGAAAAGCATTCTCGG CtacgcaataaaaaaaaactagaagaCGATAACGAGATTAAAAGTGATGAGACTACTCAAGTTGAAACGACACCACTGCCTGATCAGCCTAAAGTAAAATCTGCAGAATATAGACTACGAGGATCTTACACACCAAGAAATAAAAAGTCTAGCACTTTTGCATCCTCTACCAGTTCTTCTAGAAGTTTTAATCCAGTACCACAGAGTAGTTACAAATTTACCAGAAAGTTTAAGCCTTCGTCTACTGAAGTTCCAAAGACCGAAGTTTCATCTAAAAGTAATCGTTCTGAAAATAACTCGGCTAAGAAATCCGTTGCGCGGTCTTCATTTTTTCCTAGGAGAAATATAACGAGAAATTTTAACGTTAGCACAGAAGCTCCTAAGCCCAGTGACCCcattaaaaacattaatgacAAATCGGCTAATATTTTTAAGGCTAAGCAAACATTGCCCAGAACTTCTTATTATTCTAGATTAAGAAGTACCAGTTCGACGTTGTCAACAATATCGAATATACAAGAAGTAACAGAAGCTATAACAGTAGCAGAGAAATCAGAAAATACTGCAGATACacctttaatttttacaaactcGAATAACCCAACAAAATCTTCTAAAGATGAAGATAGAGTTACCAATGAAAgtcaaaaatttataattactgTTAATAGCAAAGAATCATCAGAAAATAGCACTGATAATGAAATTGTTAGTAAGATGGAGGAAAGTCAAAGTAAACCAATTATAAATGTGATTAGTACTACCCAAAAGTATCACGCAACgtataaagagaaaaacaatGACGTGGGTTTGGAGGAACAAGGAAAAAGCACAATTACAATTCCCCCTATAAGAAATATACAAACGAGAAAATATAGCCGTAAACCGTATAAAAATGTGCACACGACCCCAAGATCCAAAGaacgcaatttaaaaaaatatagcgaTACCTTCTCAAAAACGACTGAGGCTTCATCGAATGGC ATATACGCAGAacctgaaaaaaataaaaacaaatttagcTCTAAATATCGTGCCTCATATCTTGATAAACCGTTTTACAAACCTACCGTACCCTCAATCACATCATCTACT GCATGGCTGAAATTCTTCGTGACAGACCATCTTTTGACAAAGTCTGTCGAGGAGCCAAACTGGTTTGAAGAAGATTTTTTGGATGTTACGACTGAACAGATGCCGAGACCAAATGATACATCTCCGATTTGCGTGCATGAACCCGCCTTAGTACCG GTAGAGGGCGAAGAATCACAATTAGGGCCAGACATGAACGTAATTTCTTTCACTAAGACTGCAAGGCCACCTATGTCAGCTGACCTTAGACTTTCTGAGAACATGGAAAAACCATTACAAGTCATGAATGTTGAGGCATCGAATCATTCACCTTCAGTTACTGTATCGATTTTCGATGCTCTAGCTGAAATACTTACATCCACACCTAAACCTCGTATTTCCTCTACGACTACAACACCGAAAAATCAAAACATTAATAATGATGTTAAAGTGACTCTCAACGGCGTGAGTaacaatattaatgtaaataatgtcGAAGGCTTAAAAAGTCAAGACACTTCAACAGTTGTTATAAACACCATTGCTAATTCTGTACAAAGTGAACAGACTACACCAAATGTGTTTAACCGTGTGCCGGTTGCGGATACTACTACACCATCACAAATTGAAgataaaaaaattgcttttgtGAATACACCAACGACACTTCCCTTTCCTATTCCTTTTTCCACTACACCTTTCACTTCAAGGAGACCATTCGCTATTAAAGTGCTGTATGCAGATACTGAACCAACTACCGACAGAACGACTGCCATTGTTACTTCAACTCAGCCATCAATTGACCGCCCAACAACGGTATATAACAAAGTGTCTGATCTTCTTTTATCTAATGATAAGTTAGTTTCTTCTGGACTAACAAGCATGCTATCGgacaatatcaaaaatattattcagaATATGGACGATGATAGTAAAGCTAGACTTTCTGTGGATATGGTAAAGTTACTTGATAAAATTATTCCAAAATTATCAAGCAGAAGTAGGAGCTTACAAGATGATATAGACTCTATTCCTAACACGACACCTTACAGTTTGGAGGATATTAAAGATACTGAAAATGTTCAATTTGATGTAAACGATAGTTTAAACTTTGTTAACCAAAATAACCTCCAAAATGTAGGAagtgaaaatattgtaaatagcaCATTTGAACAATCAGTAGCTGTTACAAGCGTAACAACTATTGCTGTAAATGGCTTTTCTTCACTCGAAAATTCGGATATCAGATTTCCTACTTCTGAAAATCAGCCGATTCCGACTGAACCAACACTAAATGATGATAGAATGCGTAGTTCAACTTTATCTAGAACTTTTTTAACCTCCAGTACATCAGGCTTAGAAGCTTTTATTGCTGATAGCAGTCCGAGTTTGAGTGTGAATGATGTTACTAACAAACCTGATCCCGTACCGTTCCTaacaaattttgaattaaatgacTTTGATTCCCAGAGGACCCTAGATAATTTTACACTAAATACAAACAATGCTTCCTCTAAGTCTTTGCAATTAGAAGAATTagaaaatattgataatatacAAGACCCAAGTCAATTATCGCGGCTTCAGTTATGGATATTATCGAAAAAATctcgtgttttaaaaatgatCGAAGACTTAATACGGAACCATAATGATGAAATTGCAAATGCCTCATTGACAGAACTAATAAGTGACtcgaatcaaaataaaatatctctGTCTAATCGTTTGACTGAAATTGCAAATACTATGAGACCAGATACTACAACAATCATTTCTGACAGTAATACTGTTACAACTACAACGATGACTACGACTTCTTCCTTAAACTCATCCCCAATTTCCTTTCAAAATACTGTATCTACAACTGCACCAACATCTGAGGCAAATCTTGTAATAACAACGACGTCAGTTCCAACTACAACTGCTTCATCTAGTTTTATACAAAATGAAACAACAGCTTCACAAAACGCTGCTGAAACAGCTGATGCTATTTCTACTACCACTCCTATGGCTATTGCTGAATCAACTACAGTTCAAAGTAGccttaagaatttaaatatagtaGAAACAACAACAGATGCTGAAACAATGCAAACAACTGCACTGAGTATTCCAGAAACAACTACATCTGAAGCCACAACAGAGCCAAGTGTAACAGACAGTTTAGAAACAACAACCACAACAGGTATAGAAACTACTACAAACGCACTTCCAAATATGACAAACTCAACCGATGTTAATAAAGTAAGCAATCAACTCAACGTCGCAACTTCATCATCTATTCCGAAAAAAGATTATGTCATTTTTGGAATACTACCTAATAATACAGTG ACAAAACAAATTCGTACTGAGAAGCCAGATGGCGAAAATGGAAATGCAGTGTTTAAATTTATACCTATAGATGAAGTTACTGTACCTACTCAAGAATCAAATGTATTGAAATTAGCTTCTACAAAAATGCCTAAAGTAACTACATCTGATATGCAAACGAGTACAACAACATTTGCTACTGAATCAAATACACCAACATTGCAAAagcaaaattatgtaaatagtaATGATTTTACGGCAATGACACAAAATTCACAAGCAGTTCAGACCACTACAATAAATGCTGAAACTTCTATTGCTGCTGCAAATACGGTAACACCAACTACTATCACTACAACGTTAGCGCCGGATACAACAGAAATAATAGTAGCTTCAATATCAACAACTGAAAGTTCCCTAACAACATCATTTTCATGGCTACCAATAACAACCGTTGTACCAACACTGACTACACCTGTATTAACCACTGTGATGCCGACAACAGATGGATCACTAAGTACCACGGTACAGACTACAGCAAGTGTTTCACAATCTGCGAATCAAAGAGACGCAGAACTATTACAATCTATACTAGAACAGCTTGATCGCagaccaaaaaaaataaacagcttTGGTGAGACAAATCAAGCTCAAGATAATCAACTAAGAGATAATACAAAACTATTACAAGCCATTTTGTCAGGTACAGGAAATACTAAAAGCAAGCAAATACAGAGTACAACACGATCTATCGAAGATGATATTAGGCAATTCGAAGAGGACACGAGATTATTAAAAGCTCTTTTGATAGCTACGGGTCGTAATCCTGCTGACCTCAATTTGCCAACTTTGAACAATATAAGGACCAGTACAACACCTATTACAACAGCACAACCATTAATCACTACAACAATACCACCACCGACAACAACATCAACAACGACTACCACTTCTACTACTACAATGGCACCAACAACTACGACTACTACTACAACAATGGCtcctacaacaacaacaactactaCTACCACAACAATAGCTCCTACAACAACAACGCCTACTAGCACAACAATGGCTCCTGCAACAGCTCCACCGACAACTGAAAACCCATTTACATTAAACGACGATCTTAGGAGATTACAGGAAGATACAAAACTCTTGCAAGCTTTATTACAAGCTACCAAAAAACAGAATACTGGTAATTTACCAGTAATATCGGGAATCACTTCGAATGTTAGAATAGCATCAAATCCTTTAACTACGTCTTTAGGATCAAATCCAACAACTCCTGTTAATGTCCGTCCTATATATACTACTCGTCCTTTGCCAGAATTGACAAATAGGCTCAATCCTGGAACTATCACCGTTTCTACGTTACAGCCTCAACAGTCAAGTACAGAAGAAATTGGAATATCTACCACATTTCGACCCTTTAACGAAAGAGCGACTACAACTATACGTAGTGTAGGTAACTTAGGCAGTACTCCACGACGCGTCCAGCCGGCAGGATTTACTATGACTACTGAGATACCAAGTACGTCTACGTTTTCCGATGAAGAAGATTTGCTTTTCTTACAAAATTTG AAATCTGTGTTAAGCTCACAAAACGGCGACGTAGACCCAGAAACAGCGCTCGCTAATAGAGTCATTGCGCTTGCTGTCGAAAGAAGTTTAAATGATATACAGGGTGGAACAACAGCTACTTCTACAACTAGCAGACTGACTACGACTAGACCAACAACTACGAGACCTACAACAACGAGAAGAACGACAACTACCCAACGAACGACTACGACTCCACAAATACCGCCTTCATTACAAGCGGATATCAAACAATTCGAAGAGGACACTAAACTATTGCAGGCATTATTGAAGGCAACCGGACAGGATCCAACCAAATTTAATATACCGACCCTTCCAAATACTAAT AAGGTGGCAAATGGAAGACCTTCAGATAATGCAATTATCACGACAACCAATAAGCCGTATGGGGCGAAAATAGCTGTTAAGGATGATCTCAGGAATGAACAAGATGATGCTAAGTTACTACAGACATTGATTAAACTCCAAGACGCGCAAGAAACTACTACACAAAAAGGAAAAATTGCTCTCACTG gtcAAACAAGCGATGAagcgttaaataaattaataaatgctCAACCCGCTGGAATGGTGCCCGAAGCAACAAAATCATCAATTTCGTTGAGTACTGAGTACGGAAATAGCAATGATGCTCTGCTGGCGGCACTGTTGAAAGAGCAAGGATTTGGACCAACAACGGCAAGTTCTTTGGATGAACAACTTCGACTCTCT GCTTTACTCAACCAAGTGGTAGTTACGCCGAAGACTAGGCGAACGACGACACCACCGCCACCACCAGCACCGAGGCGGCCAATATTAGATGGCCTCGCGTGGCTATGGCAGCAATGGAGAGAGACAGCTCCTGGATCTGGAGAGCCAAGACCTAGCAGAAGGCCAGCATCTTCAGCCAGACCTTCAGTGACACCTTCCGAAGCGACAAGCTCTAGAGTCAACTGGTTTGGCTCTGGGCCTTTCGTTGGCAATGCCGACGAAAGGCCGTCGTCAAATAGA ATACCTTTGGAGCCTCCTAGTGCAGTGACTTCGGAACAGGGACCCGGTAGAGGTCAACTCGTGTCGGCAGCTATTAATGTGACGAGAGCTTTCTCACAGTTCCTAGGAGCTGCTATACAG